The DNA segment TGGCCTCGCTGGGCACTGCCTTGGCTTGGTGGTGTGaggtgggctgcagggagctcaggtTGGTGCCGGCTGCTGGCTCTGGTCCCTGCTGGTCCCTCCGGCGCAGATGCAGGTTGGTGCCCACCCAAGGCCTTCAGCCATGCCCTGGCGGCACAGGGCCTTCCTCCACCCCCAGGGcgccttctcccctctccttttttggAGATGTCATTTTCTGGGTCGGgtcttggcttggtttggtttggtttccatACTCAAAGGCCCTgccccctcctggccctgccaccccacacctcctggccctgccggGGAGGAAGTGTCTGAGATGCTGCTTTTGAGCACATCTCAGATCAACAACCCAACCGCTGGGTGCGGCcactggggagggcagcaggaagggcagcggggagggcagcggggagggcagtggggagggcagtggggagggcAGCGGCAAGGGCAGCGGCAAGGGCAGCgaggagggcagtggggagggcagtggggagggaagtggggagggcagcaaagaaggcagtgaggagggcagtggggagggcAGCGGTGAAGGCAGTGGTGAAGGCAGCGGgaagggcagtgaggagggcagtgaggagggcagcagggagggcagcggggAGGGCAGTGGTGAGGGCAGTGggaagggcagtggggagggcAGCGAGGAGGGAAGTGGTGAGGGCAGCAAAGAGGGCAGCGAGGAGGGCAGTGAGGAGGGCagtgaggagggcagcagggagggcagcggggAGGGCAGTGGTGAGGGCAGCGAGGAGGGCAGTGAGGAGGGCAGCGGGGAGGGCAGTGGTGAGGGCAGTGggaagggcagtggggagggcAGCGAGGAGGGAAGTGGTGAGGGCAGCAAAGAAGGCAGTGAGGAGGGCAGAAGgaagggcactggggagggcaccaggcagggcacctgcagggcaccagcagggcaccagctgcCAGCATGACTCCCGAAGACCTCCTGGCATCGGCCGACTATGATTACCTACCGCTGCCCACCGCGacgggcagccaggagctcctcTCTGGCTGGGAGGTCTTCTTCACCACTGTCTTCATCCCTGTCCTCTActccttcatcttcctcctgggCCTGGCGGGGAACCTCTTCGTCATCCTGCTGAcggccaggaggagagcaggcaggaggctgctggagacctTGGTGCTGAACCTGGCGGTGGCCGACGCCGTCTTCGTCTGCACCTTGCCCctctgggtggcagcaggggcccGGGGCAACCGCTGGCTGCTGGGCGAAGGGCTCTGCAAGGTCAGCAGCTACGTGGTGGCCGTCAACCgctgctccagcatcctcttCCTCACCGCCCTGGCCGTGGAGCGCTACCTGCTGATGAGGAAGGTGAGGGACGCCAGGCTGCTGGGCGCCCGGCGGCACGTCCGCCTCGCCTGCGCTGccatctgggcagcctccctcctgctgggcaGCCCGGCCCTGCTCTACAGGCAGCTGGATGGGGAGGACTGCTGGGATGAGGACGGAGAGGACTTCGGGCTGGCCATGgtcttcctcagcttcctgctgccctcGGCGGTCATCTCCTTCTGCTACTGCTCCATCTGCTGCCGGCTGCGGCGCCGGCGCCgcctgggcaggggggtgcGGCGCTCCCACCGCACCATCGCCGCCATCCTCGcagccttcctctgctcctggctgcccctcAACGCCTGCAAGGTGCTGCTCTTCTTCCTCGCCAAGGGGACGCTGGTCCTGtcccagggccaggaggtggcCCTGAGGTGGGTGGTGGCAGGCAGCACCTGCCTGGCCTTCGCCAACAGCTGCGTCAGCCCCCTCCTCTATGCCCTGATggaagggcactgccagccctgctgcccctcgggGACGGCTCCTcgcctgccagctcctccctccacctcctcctccagcctcctcttcagtgCCCGCATCTGGACCAAGACCTCCCCCGACCCCCAGCGCAGGAGCAGGACCAAGCCCCAGGCGGCGCCGGGGACCCCACGAggtcctcccttcccctccccaccgtCCCCCGGTGCCACCAGCCCCCCGTGGCCTCGGGCAGGGCTACGCGTCCCGCTGTGATTCCCGAGGCAGGGTCTGGTCCCTGGGATCCCTTCCCCTTGCCCCGCTTCCCCCTTGCCCCATACCCTCCCTCCCCCATaatccccttccccccccccccataatcCCCttacccccctcccccctcccaatTTACCCCAAATTGACCCCAATTTACTCCCAATTACTCCCAATAAACTCCCAGTTTACCCCCAATTAATTGGCTCCCAATTTACTCCCAGTTTACCCCCAATTAACCCCAATTTACTCCCAATTTACTCCCAATTGCCCCCAATTAATTTACTCCCAATTTACTCCCTGTCTACCCCCAAATAACCCAATTTTTCTCCCAATTCCTCCCAGTTTACCCCAAATTTACTCCACATTTACTCCAACTTACTCCCAATTACCCCCAGTTAATTTACTCCCAATTTACTCCCCGTTTGCCCCCCATTACCTCCAATTTACTCCAAATTGCTCCCACTTTACCCCAACTTACTCCCAACTTAGTCCAAATTTACTCCCAATTAACTCCAAACTACTCCCAGTGGCCCCCAATTAATTTACTCCCAATTTACTCCCAGTCTACCCCCActtaaccccaactctctcccaATTACTCCCAGTTTACTCCCAGTTTACTCCAAATTTACTCCAAATTACCCCCAATTAATCTACTCCCAATTTCCTCCCAGTTTACCCCCAATGGACTCCTAATTTACTTCCAATTaactccaacctcctcccaaTTACCCTCAATTAATTTACTCCCAATTTACTCCCAATTACCCCCAATTAATGTACTCCCAATTTCCTCCCAATTTACCCCCAATTAACCCCAATCGAGTCCCAATTAACTCCCAATTACCCCCAATTAATTTGTTCCCCATTTACTCCCTGTCTACCCCCATTAATTAACTAATGACTCCCGATTaattacacacacacccccccccgaTGGATTTTAGCCCTCCAGCTGTTTCTGTCACCCCTGGGGAGGGGTTCAAGGGGAGTAAGGGGGGAGGGAGTCGgggggggagcagagctcaCACTGAGCGCCACCAACCAGAggtcctccccccccctctgcctgcaccctgcctgcacccctggCATGAACCTGCCCTTACTTTGTGGCactgggaaggggttggggttGTGGAGGTGCTGCCTGAACCCTGCCTgcacctctcctgcctggcctgggctgagtttgctgcctgcagcctgcctgcactcttgcagctcttcctgcctgcacctctcctgcctgcacctgcccctcttgcagctcttcctgcctgcacctctcctgcctgcacctgcccctcttgcagctcttcctgcctgCACCTCTACTGCCTGTACCTGACCCTcttgcagctcttcctgcaCCTCTCCTGCTTGCAGCCTGCCTGTACCTGTCCCTcttgcagctcttcctgccttcacctctcctgcctgcagcctgcctgtacCTGACCCTcttgcagctcttcctgcaCCTCTCCTGCTTGCAGCCTGCCTGTACCTGTCCCTcttgcagctcttcctgccttcacctctcctgcctgcagcctgcctgtacCTGACCCTcttgcagctcttcctgcacctctcctgcctgcagcctgcctgcacctgcccctcttgcagctcttcctgcacctctcctgcctgcagcctgcctgcacctgcccctcttgcagctcttcctgcaCCTCTCCTGCTTGCAACCTGCCTGTACCTGCCTCTCTTGCAGTTCTTCCtgcacctctc comes from the Dryobates pubescens isolate bDryPub1 chromosome 35, bDryPub1.pri, whole genome shotgun sequence genome and includes:
- the GPR25 gene encoding probable G-protein coupled receptor 25, which translates into the protein MTPEDLLASADYDYLPLPTATGSQELLSGWEVFFTTVFIPVLYSFIFLLGLAGNLFVILLTARRRAGRRLLETLVLNLAVADAVFVCTLPLWVAAGARGNRWLLGEGLCKVSSYVVAVNRCSSILFLTALAVERYLLMRKVRDARLLGARRHVRLACAAIWAASLLLGSPALLYRQLDGEDCWDEDGEDFGLAMVFLSFLLPSAVISFCYCSICCRLRRRRRLGRGVRRSHRTIAAILAAFLCSWLPLNACKVLLFFLAKGTLVLSQGQEVALRWVVAGSTCLAFANSCVSPLLYALMEGHCQPCCPSGTAPRLPAPPSTSSSSLLFSARIWTKTSPDPQRRSRTKPQAAPGTPRGPPFPSPPSPGATSPPWPRAGLRVPL